One Amblyomma americanum isolate KBUSLIRL-KWMA chromosome 8, ASM5285725v1, whole genome shotgun sequence DNA window includes the following coding sequences:
- the LOC144100286 gene encoding zonadhesin-like, whose translation MYRIDKPGVCAIDNKECSMDESQRRKGKQFEHCAQCSCSTGEQWCFKYDKRCNCDNGILYPINSASCVRHKSWCERPVRPDKNTMCLLCDCIGPDCEIGKCKCTEGIIYIKDTNMRCAHEASDCLSMGDERNTTGVSKTCARCECPSGEQRCSLYKGNCECINGDLYYKDTDSCPLIADDCGRPDWHKHYPNTNGCILCDCDQPTCNYGATCHCIDGIVYPKDRSDKCARKRGECFRKPQRNTTGVSKTCARCDCPSGEQRCSLYKGNCECINGDLYYKGTDSCPMNAEDCGRPDWHKHYPNKIGCILCDCDKPTCNYGATCHCIDGIVYPKDRSNECARQRGECFRRPRRDH comes from the exons ATGTACCGCATCGACAAGCCCGGTGTGTGTGCTATCGACAACAAGGAGTGCAGCATGGACGAATCGCAAAG gcGGAAAGGAAAGCAATTCGAACATTGCGCCCAATGCTCTTGCTCAACTGGAGAACAGTGGTGTTTCAAATACGATAAGAGATGCAACTGTGACAACGGTATCCTTTACCCCATAAACAGTGCTTCATGTGTTCGGCACAAAAGCTGGTGTGAAAGGCCTGTCAG GCCTGACAAAAATACAATGTGCCTACTTTGCGACTGCATCGGACCAGACTGTGAGATTGGAAAATGCAAGTGTACGGAAGGAATTATATACATCAAGGACACCAACATGCGATGTGCCCACGAAGCATCGGATTGTCTCTCTATGGGAGATGAAAG GAACACCACAGGCGTAAGCAAAACCTGCGCCAGATGTGAGTGTCCGTCCGGAGAGCAAAGATGCTCACTCTACAAGGGAAATTGTGAGTGCATAAATGGCGATCTCTACTACAAGGATACAGATTCATGCCCTTTGATTGCGGATGACTGCGGGAGACCTGACTG GCACAAGCACTATCCCAATACAAATGGCTGCATCTTGTGTGACTGCGACCAACCGACGTGCAATTATGGAGCCACGTGCCACTGCATCGACGGCATTGTGTACCCGAAGGACCGAAGCGACAAGTGCGCACGCAAGCGCGGTGAATGCTTTCGGAAACCGCAAAG gAACACCACAGGCGTCAGCAAAACCTGCGCCAGGTGTGATTGTCCGTCCGGAGAGCAAAGATGCTCACTCTACAAGGGCAATTGCGAGTGCATAAATGGCGATCTCTACTACAAGGGTACAGATTCATGCCCTATGAATGCGGAAGACTGCGGGAGGCCTGACTG GCACAAGCACTATCCAAATAAGATTGGCTGCATCTTGTGCGACTGCGACAAGCCAACGTGCAATTATGGAGCCACGTGCCACTGCATCGACGGCATTGTTTACCCGAAGGACCGCAGCAACGAGTGCGCACGCCAGCGCGGTGAATGCTTTCGGAGACCGCGTAGGGATCATTAA